The nucleotide sequence GTTCCACACAACTCCTTTAACAGCAAATACACCCAACTTCGGCTTCAGCGTATATGTTGCTGCACCTAAACTTAAGGTTAACTATCTCACCTCAACGAAGGGTCAAGGGGTGGAAGAAGCGTCAATAGCCGCCTCATATCGCCTGGTTTATTGAGTTGCGGAAGCTTTTATAGGAGTAGTGTAGATAGGAGTAGTGGTTAGCTTGATCAGTAAGGAGCTCGTGAAATCTACTGTAAAGGAGCTTTTGAGGATGGCTTCCGTGGAACTGCCTATTGACGTTAAGAAGGCTTTGAGGGATGCTTATGAGCGCGAGGTCGAAGATGTGCCTAAGATGCAGCTTAAAGCTATATTGGATAACATAGAGTTGGCTGAGAAGATGGGTACACCTATGTGTCAAGATACCGGGGTGCATATAGTGTATGTTAAGTTGGGTGATGTTGAGGTTGAGGGGCTGGAGGATGCGATAAAAGAGGGTGTTGCTGAAGCTACGGCAACTGTACCCCTTCGCCCTAACGCGGTCCACCCGCTTACTAGGAAGAATCCTGGCACAAACGTTGGTTTGAACATGCCATACGTTCACATCGAGAAGATAAAAGACAACTTCTTGGAGATCACGGTTATGCCTAAGGGTGCTGGCTCTGAGAACATGAGTGCTTTGGCTATGCTTACACCAGCGGCTGGTCTTAAAGGTGTTAAAGATTTTATTTTACAGACCGTGGTTAAGGCTGGTGGACAGCCTTGCCCACCTGGTATACTCGGTGTAGGGATAGGTGGGACGGCTGATGTGGCTATGAAGCTCGCTAAAGAAGCCCTACTTAGACCCCTTGGCTCAAGAAACCCCGATCCTGAGATCGCTAAGCTTGAAGAAGAGCTACTTGAAGCCCTTAACGGCTTGGGTATAGGTCCGATGGGGTTAGGTGGTAAGACTACTCTACTCGGTGTTAATATCGAAGTTGCCTACACTCATACAGCATCGTTGCCTGTTGCTGTGAACTATCAGTGTTGGGCTGCTAGGCGCGCCACAGCCAGAATCTACCCAGATGGTAGGGTGGAGTATATTTCACATAAGAAGAGGTGAGGAAAATTGGCTGAATATAAGCTGACCACACCGTTAGATGAGAAGACTGTTAGAGAGTTAACCGTTGGTGATGTGGTCTACCTCAGCGGCACAATATACACAGCAAGGGATGAAGCGCATATACACATTCTAGAGGATCTAAGAAGGGGGCGTGAGGTCAACATACCTTTAAAAGGCGCGGTAATATACCACTGCGGCCCCATACTTAAACGTGAAGATGGTGGTTGGAGGGTAATAGCTGCGGGTCCAACTACGAGCACAAGAATGAACCCACTTGAGCCAGAGTTTATCGAAAAGATGGGGATAAGGGGGATTATCGGTAAGGGAGGCATGTCTAAGCGTGTTTCCGAAGCGTTGGTGAAGCACGGCGCGGTCTACTTCTCATTCACAGGAGGAGCTGCGGTGCTCGCTGCCAACGGTATAAAAGCGGTCAAGGGCGTCTATTACGAGGAACTCGGCATGGCTGAGGCTGTCTGGGTGCTTGAGGTTAAGGAGTTCGGTCCGCTGATAGTAGGTATGGACGCTAAGGGTAATTCGCTGTATGAGAAGGTTGAGGTAGAGGTTGAGCGTAACGTCTTGAAGGTGAAGCAGAAGCTAGGCATCTAAGCGATCTGGTAGAGCCTATGCCTAGCATCTCTTAGATCAGCTGTTCTCTTAATGAGACCCTTGCTGAGCAGAAGCTTCAGAGCAAGCCGAGTAGTTCTAGGCGGGAGTAGGGTCTTCTCAGAGATCTCTCTTTGCCCGAGTGGTCCTTCGTATTCAAGCGTCTTTAAGACGAGCTTTGCGCTTGGCGGCATCTTAAGAAGCTCTTCAGCCAACTTAACCTTACGTCTGATCTTGCTCTCTGTGGTTGAGGCGCCTCTGAGCCTTATCATCTTGGCTGGCGCAGCAGCCTTCTTCGCTTTAATCCCGTTCTCCACCTTCACCCTCATTATACCGTCTAAGATCACTACACAATCATATCTGCTGTTTATCTCGTTGATTTCTATGGTTGAGGTGTCGTTTACTACAAGGGGTCTGCGTGTCACATCAACCGAGTTTACAGGCACAAGGAGGAAGACAGCAGCCTTCGGATGCACCATAGGTCCTCCGGCTGACATGGCGTAGGCTGTTGAGCCTGTGGGTGTTGCTAGTATAAGCCCGTCCCCGTAGTCTCGCCAGACGACTTCTCCATCGACTTTCAGTAGATACTCTATGAAGGATGCGCTTCTAGTTGGGAATAGAGCAGCTTCATTTAAAACTGGAGGTAGGGTTTTACCATCGACCAGAACCTCAAGCCTAGTCGCCTCCTCCACTAGATAATTTGATGAGGCGATATTTTTGAGCGCTTGGTTAAGGTTTGAGATGCCTACCTCGGTTAAGAAGCTCTCTCCATCTGCTTCACTTACACCCAACACTGGTATGCTCTCTAAGCCCATCTTCTGAAAGACCCTAAGAACATCACCGTCTCCTCCAACCACGAGAAGCATGTCGTAGGCTTTTATCTCTTCAGCTGTAGGTGTTTCTGTAATGCGGTAGCTAAGACTGGCTTGCTGAAGCGCTTCCGAAACTTCTTTTAATACAGAGCCCAGTCGTCTCCTAGGTATTACTAGTATC is from Nitrososphaerota archaeon and encodes:
- a CDS encoding fumarate hydratase; the encoded protein is MISKELVKSTVKELLRMASVELPIDVKKALRDAYEREVEDVPKMQLKAILDNIELAEKMGTPMCQDTGVHIVYVKLGDVEVEGLEDAIKEGVAEATATVPLRPNAVHPLTRKNPGTNVGLNMPYVHIEKIKDNFLEITVMPKGAGSENMSALAMLTPAAGLKGVKDFILQTVVKAGGQPCPPGILGVGIGGTADVAMKLAKEALLRPLGSRNPDPEIAKLEEELLEALNGLGIGPMGLGGKTTLLGVNIEVAYTHTASLPVAVNYQCWAARRATARIYPDGRVEYISHKKR
- a CDS encoding fumarate hydratase, whose protein sequence is MAEYKLTTPLDEKTVRELTVGDVVYLSGTIYTARDEAHIHILEDLRRGREVNIPLKGAVIYHCGPILKREDGGWRVIAAGPTTSTRMNPLEPEFIEKMGIRGIIGKGGMSKRVSEALVKHGAVYFSFTGGAAVLAANGIKAVKGVYYEELGMAEAVWVLEVKEFGPLIVGMDAKGNSLYEKVEVEVERNVLKVKQKLGI
- a CDS encoding sugar kinase; the encoded protein is MGMRILVIPRRRLGSVLKEVSEALQQASLSYRITETPTAEEIKAYDMLLVVGGDGDVLRVFQKMGLESIPVLGVSEADGESFLTEVGISNLNQALKNIASSNYLVEEATRLEVLVDGKTLPPVLNEAALFPTRSASFIEYLLKVDGEVVWRDYGDGLILATPTGSTAYAMSAGGPMVHPKAAVFLLVPVNSVDVTRRPLVVNDTSTIEINEINSRYDCVVILDGIMRVKVENGIKAKKAAAPAKMIRLRGASTTESKIRRKVKLAEELLKMPPSAKLVLKTLEYEGPLGQREISEKTLLPPRTTRLALKLLLSKGLIKRTADLRDARHRLYQIA